One Oreochromis niloticus isolate F11D_XX linkage group LG16, O_niloticus_UMD_NMBU, whole genome shotgun sequence genomic window carries:
- the LOC109197353 gene encoding putative nuclease HARBI1 isoform X2: protein MAERRRMNTGALFQKAGLVQTLRFPGVIGCIDGTHIPIIAPSVNEGDYVNRKSFHSINVQIICDAANIITNVEAKWPGSVHDSRIFRECTLSTKFGHGEFTGYLLGDRGYPCLPYLLTPYPDPEPGPQQRYNLAHCRTRARVEMTIGMLKARFQCLHPRKGM, encoded by the exons atggcagagagacgcagaatGAACACCggggccctgtttcagaaagccggtTTAGTGCAAACTCTGA ggttCCCAGGCGTGATTGGCTGTATAGATGGCACTCACATTCCAATCATTGCCCCTTCAGTAAATGAAGGAGACTATGTGAACAGGAAGTCTTTCCACAGCATTAATGTACAG ATCATATGTGATGCTGCCAACATTATCACAAATGTGGAAGCCAAGTGGCCAGGCTCTGTTCATGACTCACGAATTTTTCGTGAATGTACACTGAGCACAAAATTTGGACATG GAGAGTTCACTGGCTACTTGCTTGGTGATAGGGGGTATCCATGTTTACCCTATTTGCTTACCCCTTACCCTGACCCTGAACCGGGCCCACAGCAGCGATATAATCTGGCTCATTGCAGGACAAGAGCCAGAGTTGAAATGACTATCGGAATGCTTAAGGCCCGGTTCCAGTGCCTTCACCCCAGAAAGGGCATGTGA
- the LOC109197353 gene encoding putative nuclease HARBI1 isoform X1, with product MSDMACPFLEEPVDVEAQILRRALRRERVIRARLDILSFPDDFLCERYRFSAQSIIYLNNILRAYIAHVTHHGHSLSSVHIICIALRFFANGSFLYNIGDAEHVSKATVCRAVRNVTVALKRLLYSFVVFPGHRPTRFIKEGFHKIAGFPGVIGCIDGTHIPIIAPSVNEGDYVNRKSFHSINVQIICDAANIITNVEAKWPGSVHDSRIFRECTLSTKFGHGEFTGYLLGDRGYPCLPYLLTPYPDPEPGPQQRYNLAHCRTRARVEMTIGMLKARFQCLHPRKGM from the exons ATGTCAGACATGGCGTGCCCCTTCCTTGAAGAGCCAGTAGATGTTGAAGCCCAAATTCTCCGCAGAGCTCTCCGCCGGGAGAGAGTGATTAGAGCGCgtttggacattttatcatttcctgatgattttctgtgtgaacgttaccgtttttcagcacaatctataatttatttgaataacatcctcagggcttatattgctcatgtgacacatcacggacattctctcagttctgtacatattatttgtattgcacTTCGTTTTTTTGCAAACGGGAGCTTTCTGTATAATATTGGTGACGCTGAGCACGTTTCCAAGGCTACCGTCTGTCGGGCAGTCAGGAATGTTACAGTTGCACTGAAACGTCTCCTGTACTCGTTTGTGGTGTTCCCCGGTCATAGACCCACAAGATTTATCAAAGAGGGATTCCACAAAATTGCAG ggttCCCAGGCGTGATTGGCTGTATAGATGGCACTCACATTCCAATCATTGCCCCTTCAGTAAATGAAGGAGACTATGTGAACAGGAAGTCTTTCCACAGCATTAATGTACAG ATCATATGTGATGCTGCCAACATTATCACAAATGTGGAAGCCAAGTGGCCAGGCTCTGTTCATGACTCACGAATTTTTCGTGAATGTACACTGAGCACAAAATTTGGACATG GAGAGTTCACTGGCTACTTGCTTGGTGATAGGGGGTATCCATGTTTACCCTATTTGCTTACCCCTTACCCTGACCCTGAACCGGGCCCACAGCAGCGATATAATCTGGCTCATTGCAGGACAAGAGCCAGAGTTGAAATGACTATCGGAATGCTTAAGGCCCGGTTCCAGTGCCTTCACCCCAGAAAGGGCATGTGA
- the LOC100705215 gene encoding poly [ADP-ribose] polymerase 14, protein MAEAHSYPLLVGFKETDIPSLETKLLQYFRTVGGDCEIEYENGSRTAILHFTREEDQRNVLAKESHQIRLEKGVLKLTAFPLDKDNTKSVKNIKRKHSIKNDEARVHRFSVLKGLRRSFKGKASLKLPAAISEPIDTAVLRYLAQNKSAAEAICSEMDKNFCIVNLGQTTVTLSPVSSLLKQKNAKAIIKEWTDTVKSAFAQSVSQFKSVKFNPDSDAWKESEKNIREMLLNENVIVVPDKDRGALSVAGPVSDVNRLEKSLSEIINKIHEEKKSKTLEIEVSPSVFHLLCQNGLLDNLLLVYPELKLSPESPNLNITGLGEEINAAINVILDIVLALKRQNVELDKNVLELLKDEQQEELTDALLTSHQINAAFEISGNRVQLLAVSHRDLSHAQDHLGQLLTSQYIHVEDGNVLKKPEWQQLVSLLEQANSKPCRTRINTTAQQVVVSGYKDSVIKVQHQLGDFLTQNAHIEETVVVKANAVVEYLKHFNTSWMEKVKDKVRVSYRNEAICLSGSRVNVTHCKTVVEGAVSAVVFDSLSVCMSGVKKLFQENETLYLSAIKTKTGCLVKLVYKPSDGQDNDDITVQNMVAAFRQEFGNHRVIHSQQAPPPKAHKPLVFQATGLDPYLYHVQTNEGLDIVLTKGNIEFSMTEVIVNSVPPDLNLDSGAVSKAILCAAGPKLQQSINAWGATGNVGEIIVTEGCQLYSKKVFHAIAPYWDKDQDTSEECLQGIFMDCLDMAENNNLTSISLPAIGTGNLCFPTAVVASLMLDTILEFSKKRKPKHLKKVVIVLYPGDMQCIQDFTDEFKKFPNASGDSSLTKGGPFSNLTSTSDMHETKMGNVTIQVVTADITKETTDIIVNSSNQSFSLKSGVSKAILDAAGKAVEVECHIFGAKSNPGMIMTQPGNLKCKKILHVVGHPDPVKINKIVKDALQMCVKSSYTSVSFPAIDTGKGNVKARLVADAMLDAVIDVMSQNSSGPLTTIRIVIFQKAMLKDFHGSLEQRAATDPNPKDEGQGTWGGTGIGKFQGIFTDRNTDKPKKEKDFTIEGQKTDATCFHICGNTQADVDLAKKLLFQEPQTTTIEDEAIGKFCDADHQKIDDMEETMGISIKIENSKAKLTIEGLSSDVLKANSEISMMLSRKRDGIPEQWERMPAEATCQAFVVQAKTSEYDEILKLFQASCNGTVTKIERIQNPGLWKSLEIKKRDMELRNGHQNNERRLFHGTCDTAVPNINDRGFNRSHAGKNAAYYGNGTYFAVNASYSAIDKYSTPSQNGEKFMYVCRVLTGDFTLGKQGMIEPPAKGPASTDLYNSVVDNLTNPTMFVVFHDTQAYPEYLITFSI, encoded by the exons ATGGCCGAGGCACACTCGTATCCTCTGCTCGTTGGATTCAAAGAAACCGACATACCCAGTTTAGAAACAAAGTTACTGCAGTACTTTCGTACTGTCGGTGGCGACTGTGAGATCGAGTATGAAAATGGCAGCAGGACAGCGATACTGCACTTCACGAGAGAGGAGG ATCAGAGAAATGTTCTGGCAAAAGAGTCTCATCAGATCCGTTTGGAAAAGGGCGTTTTGAAGCTGACG GCATTCCCATTGGATAAAGACAACACGAAAT ctgttaaaaacataaagaggAAGCATTCCATCAAGAATGACGAGGCCAGAGTTCATCGGTTTTCTGTTTTAAAAGGTTTAAGAAGGTCATTTAAGGGCAAGGCGTCCCTAAAACTTCCTGCTGCCATCTCAGAGCCCATTGACACCGCTGTCCTGAGATATCTAGCTCAAAATAAATCAGCAGCAGAGGCCATTTGTAGTGAAATGGACAAAAACTTCTGCATCGTGAACCTCGGCCAAACTACTGTGACTTTGAGTCCTGTGTCTTCTTTACTAAAGCAAAAGAATGCCAAAGCCATCATCAAAGAATGGACTGATACTGTGAAGTCAGCATTTGCACAATCTGTGTCACAGTTCAAATCTGTGAAGTTCAATCCAGATTCAGATGCATGGAAAGAGTCTGAGAAAAATATCAGAGAGATGTTACTGAATGAAAATGTGATTGTAGTACCTGATAAAGACAGAGGAGCTTTATCAGTCGCTGGTCCAGTTAGTGATGTCAACAGACTGGAGAAATCTCTATCtgaaattattaacaagatccatgaagagaaaaaaagtaaaactttagAGATCGAAGTGTCACCATCAGTTTTCCATCTCCTGTGTCAAAATGGGCTTTTGGACAACCTTCTACTTGTGTATCCAGAACTCAAATTGTCACCAGAGAGTCCTAATCTGAACATAACTGGCTTAGGGGAAGAGATTAATGCAGCAATCAATGTTATATTAGATATAGTACTTGCATTAAAACGACAGAATGTAGAATTAGATAAAAATGTGCTTGAACTGTTGAAGGATGAGCAACAAGAGGAGCTTACAGATGCTCTCCTCACATCTCATCAAATAAACGCAGCATTTGAAATCAGTGGAAACAGGGTGCAGCTCCTTGCTGTGTCTCACAGAGATCTGTCTCATGCTCAGGACCATCTAGGACAGCTGTTAACATCTCAGTACATTCATGTTGAAGACGGTAATGTCCTGAAGAAGCCAGAGTGGCAGCAGCTGGTCAGTCTCTTAGAGCAGGCTAACAGTAAGCCATGCAGAACTCGAATCAACACAACTGCTCAACAAGTCGTGGTGTCAGGCTACAAGGATAGTGTCATAAAAGTTCAGCATCAGCTTGGTGACTTCTTAACACAGAATGCTCACATAGAAGAAACTGTTGTGGTCAAAGCTAATGCTGTCGTTGAATACTTGAAACATTTCAACACATCTTGGATGGAGAAAGTGAAAGACAAGGTGAGAGTGTCCTACAGAAATGAGGCTATCTGTCTGAGTGGATCCAGAGTGAATGTGACACATTGCAAGACTGTGGTTGAAGGTGCCGTCTCTGCTGTAGTCTTTGACAGTCTGAGTGTCTGCATGTCTGGAGTGAAGAAGCTCTTCCAGGAAAATGAAACACTGTATCTTTCCGCAATCAAAACTAAAACTGGTTGCCTGGTTAAACTGGTTTATAAGCCAAGTGATGGCCAAGACAATGATGACATTACTGTTCAGAATATGGTGGCTGCTTTCAGGCAGGAGTTTGGAAACCACCGTGTCATTCATTCTCAACAAGCTCCTCCTCCCAAAGCTCACAAGCCATTAGTTTTTCAGGCTACTGGATTGGACCCATACTTGTATCACGTGCAGACAAACGAAGGCTTGGACATTGTTCTTACAAAGGGAAATATAGAGTTTTCCATG ACAGAGGTGATTGTGAACAGTGTGcctccagacctcaacctggaCAGCGGTGCAGTTTCAAAAGCCATCTTGTGTGCAGCTGGACCCAAACTTCAGCAGTCAATAAATGCATGGGGTGCTACTGGAAATGTTGGTGAGATCATTGTTACTGAGGGCTGCCAACTATATAGCAAAAAAGTCTTTCATGCAATTGCACCTTACTGGGATAAGGATCAAGACACATCTGAAGAG TGTTTGCAAGGAATCTTTATGGATTGTTTGGACATGGCAGAGAATAATAATCTAACCTCCATATCCTTGCCAGCAATTGGCACTGGAAACCTGTGTTTCCCAACAGCTGTCGTAGCCTCTTTGATGTTGGATACAATCTTAGAATTTAGCAAAAAGAGAAAACCCAAGCACCTGAAGAAGGTTGTGATTGTACTTTACCCAGGTGATATGCAGTGTATTCAG gaTTTCACCGATGAATTTAAGAAGTTTCCAAATGCCTCAGGCGATTCAAGTTTAACAAAAG GAGGCCCCTTCTCTAACCTCACCTCGACCTCAGATATGCATGAGACTAAAATGGGAAATGTGACTATACAGGTAGTCACAGCAGACATAACCAAGGAGACTACGGATATCATTGTCAACTCTTCCAATCAAAGCTTTTCCCTTAAGTCAG GAGTCTCTAAAGCTATTCTAGATGCAGCTGGTAAGGCTGTTGAAGTGGAATGCCACATCTTTG GTGCCAAGTCCAATCCAGGCATGATAATGACTCAGCCAGGCAACCTAAAGTGTAAGAAGATTCTCCACGTGGTTGGACATCCTGACCCAGTAAAAATCAACAAGATTGTGAAAGATGCACTTCAGATGTGTGTGAAAAGCTCCTATACCTCTGTATCATTTCCAGCAATTGACACAG gtAAAGGTAATGTAAAAGCAAGACTGGTGGCAGATGCCATGTTGGATGCAGTAATTGATGTAATGAGCCAAAACTCTTCCGGTCCCCTGACCACAATCCGCATAGTTATTTTCCAGAAAGCTATGCTAAAAGACTTCCACGGCAGCCTGGAACAGAGAGCAGCTACTGATCCTAATCCTAAGGATGAAGGACAGGGGACCTGGGGAGGCACTGGCATTGGGAAATTCCAAG gAATATTTACTGATAGAAATACTGACAAaccaaagaaagagaaagatttCACAATTGAAGGTCAGAAAACTGATGCCACTTGCTTCCATATTTGTGGCAACACTCAGGCTGATGTAGATTTAGCCAAGAAACTGTTGTTCCAAGAACCTCAGACCACTACAATTGAGGATGAAGCCATTGGTAAATTCTGTGATGCAGACCACCAGAAAATTGATGACATGGAGGAGACCATGGGTATAAgcataaaaatagaaaacagtAAAGCCAAGCTCACTATTGAAGGACTGAGCAGTGATGTGCTTAAAGCTAACTCTGAGATCAGTATGATGCTAAGCAGGAAAAGAGATGGTATTCCTGAGCAGTGGGAACGCATGCCAGCTGAGGCCACATGTCAGGCTTTTGTAGTACAAGCCAAGACATCAGAATATGATGAAATACTGAAACTGTTTCAGGCCTCATGCAATGGAACTGTTACAAAG ATTGAGCGGATCCAGAACCCTGGATTGTGGAAGAGTCTAGAGATCAAGAAGCGTGACATGGAGTTGAGAAATGGTCATCAGAATAACGAGAGACGCCTTTTCCATGGTACCTGCGACACAGCTGTGCCAAATATTAATGACCGTGGCTTCAACAGGAGCCATGCAGGAAAGAATG CTGCATACTACGGCAATGGCACATACTTTGCTGTCAATGCTAGTTATTCTGCCATTGACAAATACTCCACGCCCAGTCAGAACGGGGAAAAGTTTATGTATGTCTGCCGAGTTCTGACTGGTGACTTCACTCTTGGAAAGCAAGGCATGATTGAACCACCAGCGAAAGGCCCCGCCTCCACTGACCTGTACAACAGTGTTGTGGACAACCTGACCAATCCCACCATGTTTGTTGTCTTCCATGACACCCAGGCTTATCCAGAATATTTGATTACATTCAGTATATAA